A window from Dermacentor albipictus isolate Rhodes 1998 colony chromosome 10, USDA_Dalb.pri_finalv2, whole genome shotgun sequence encodes these proteins:
- the BORCS5 gene encoding BLOC-1-related complex subunit 5 isoform X2, translating into MGLEQSSHSSGGSLKVGKGRHAKASSPRPSISSDSDVPYVSSTVNNPIGGHSIVVVKEGSVDVQTPENDEDLIKLQSIPQFWPILKGSLHSPIICDSDVGERLDHRAVNRLASRYQEHLRQSAEVVSTEQNALAARIREIDYAVSTLSTMMTERQKKFGKYVEQLLKVHELSSLLHTTESMLSKTIQQLDELNRLLPPEEQLEPFIMVTG; encoded by the exons ATGGGGCTGGAACAGAGCAGTCACTCGAGTGGCGGTTCTCTGAAAGTTGGAAAGGGTCGTCACGCTAAGGCGTCTTCGCCACGCCCTTCAATTAGTTCCGACTCCGATGTCCCGTATGTCTCATCAACAGTGAACAACCCGATCGGAG GTCACAGCATCGTGGTCGTCAAGGAAGGAAGCGTGGATGTACAGACTCCAGAGAACGACGAGGACCTGATCAAGTTGCAG TCGATACCGCAGTTCTGGCCCATCCTCAAAGGCAGCCTTCACAGCCCCATCATATGCGACAGCGACGTGGGAGAGAGGCTGGATCACCGTGCCGTGAACCGGTTGGCTTCCCGTTACCAGGAGCACCTGAGGCAGTCTGCCGAAGTGGTCAGCACAGAGCAGAATGCACTAGCAGCAAGAATTCGTGAG ATTGACTATGCGGTATCCACGCTCAGCACGATGATGACAGAGCGGCAAAAAAAGTTTGGAAAGTATGTGGAGCAACTGCTCAAGGTGCATGAACTCTCAAGCCTCCTTCACACAACGGAAAGCATGTTGTCAAAAACAATACAGCAGTTGGATGAACTCAATCGGCTGCTGCCTCCAGAGGAACAGCTGGAACCATTCATCATGGTTACTGGCTGA
- the BORCS5 gene encoding BLOC-1-related complex subunit 5 isoform X1 yields the protein MGLEQSSHSSGGSLKVGKGRHAKASSPRPSISSDSDVPYVSSTVNNPIGESPKLGSKSPAHLLRNSPRPSPKPRPHSYAGTSGHSIVVVKEGSVDVQTPENDEDLIKLQSIPQFWPILKGSLHSPIICDSDVGERLDHRAVNRLASRYQEHLRQSAEVVSTEQNALAARIREIDYAVSTLSTMMTERQKKFGKYVEQLLKVHELSSLLHTTESMLSKTIQQLDELNRLLPPEEQLEPFIMVTG from the exons ATGGGGCTGGAACAGAGCAGTCACTCGAGTGGCGGTTCTCTGAAAGTTGGAAAGGGTCGTCACGCTAAGGCGTCTTCGCCACGCCCTTCAATTAGTTCCGACTCCGATGTCCCGTATGTCTCATCAACAGTGAACAACCCGATCGGAG AGTCCCCCAAACTCGGCAGCAAGAGCCCGGCACATCTCTTGCGAAACTCACCGCGACCTTCGCCCAAACCGCGGCCTCACTCATATGCGGGCACTTCAGGTCACAGCATCGTGGTCGTCAAGGAAGGAAGCGTGGATGTACAGACTCCAGAGAACGACGAGGACCTGATCAAGTTGCAG TCGATACCGCAGTTCTGGCCCATCCTCAAAGGCAGCCTTCACAGCCCCATCATATGCGACAGCGACGTGGGAGAGAGGCTGGATCACCGTGCCGTGAACCGGTTGGCTTCCCGTTACCAGGAGCACCTGAGGCAGTCTGCCGAAGTGGTCAGCACAGAGCAGAATGCACTAGCAGCAAGAATTCGTGAG ATTGACTATGCGGTATCCACGCTCAGCACGATGATGACAGAGCGGCAAAAAAAGTTTGGAAAGTATGTGGAGCAACTGCTCAAGGTGCATGAACTCTCAAGCCTCCTTCACACAACGGAAAGCATGTTGTCAAAAACAATACAGCAGTTGGATGAACTCAATCGGCTGCTGCCTCCAGAGGAACAGCTGGAACCATTCATCATGGTTACTGGCTGA